Proteins encoded within one genomic window of Anopheles gambiae chromosome 3, idAnoGambNW_F1_1, whole genome shotgun sequence:
- the LOC133393223 gene encoding uncharacterized protein K02A2.6-like has translation MKVVQHASRSLTKAEQRYSQIDREGLAIIFAVTKFHKMIFGRHFRLQTDHRPLLRIFGNKKGIPVYTANRLQRFALTLLMYDFEIEYVTTEKFGNADILSRLISEHSKPDEDYIIANLELEKDVKSVVISNISSLPINFTEVAKQTGKDSILSKVLHFTQNGWPHNTIYTGELASFYARREALSAVDECLLFGERVIIPNSLQERCLGQFHRGHPGIQRMKSLARSYVYWPSIDKDISECVASCERCQAVSKSPAHSTPIPWPKLSSPWQRVHIDYAGPLEGDYFLIVVDAYSKWPEIVKTSSITASATIAILRGIFSRFGNPVTLVSDNGTQFTSEIFADFCAHNGIEHLRTAPFHPQSNGQAERFVDTFKRSMKKISAEDTSLPEALDIFLQTYRSTPNPSTEEKKSPAELMLGRKMRTTLDLLRPTLNPFKHSVPEKVRELSCGDLVYVKTYSRNIWKWEPAVITGRCGNVMYEVVTGDQRTLRRHVNQMRRRNGNRHQQSRSSKPLALDVFLDSWNVMHEPPPLLDDQCTPSPVQAPPLSLSLAPTTSLPSPSCLSPSSSSTPPSSTIPPESAITSSASSPSSSSNSGSVYTSCSPTSPEESPTDELDDHKEEEQLVQVPRRSSRNIRPSRWLDQYQLY, from the coding sequence ATGAAGGTTGTACAACATGCATCACGATCTCTTACAAAAGCCGAGCAAAGATACAGTCAAATCGACCGGGAAGGGCTAGCTATCATTTTCGCAGTGACCAAATTTCATAAGATGATATTTGGTCGGCATTTCCGTCTTCAGACAGATCACAGGCCTCTGCTAAGAATATTTGGAAACAAGAAAGGTATTCCTGTTTACACTGCAAACAGGTTACAGCGTTTTGCCCTTACGCTTTTAATGTACGATTTTGAAATCGAATATGTAACCACGGAGAAATTTGGAAATGCCGACATCCTATCAAGATTGATAAGCGAGCACAGCAAGCCAGATGAAGACTATATAATCGCCAATTTGGAGCTAGAGAAGGATGTAAAATCAGTAGTCATCAGCAACATCTCATCCCTACCAATCAATTTTACGGAAGTAGCCAAACAAACGGGAAAAGATTCAATTTTATCAAAGGTACTACATTTTACACAAAACGGTTGGCCACATAATACTATTTATACAGGAGAATTAGCAAGTTTTTATGCAAGAAGGGAAGCGTTATCAGCAGTGGATGAGTGTTTATTATTTGGCGAGAGAGTCATAATTCCAAACAGCCTTCAGGAACGATGCCTAGGACAGTTCCATCGTGGCCATCCTGGCATTCAAAGAATGAAATCGTTAGCTCGTAGCTACGTATATTGGCCATCCATCGATAAAGACATAAGCGAATGCGTAGCCTCTTGTGAGAGGTGTCAAGCTGTTTCAAAGTCACCTGCTCATTCAACTCCTATTCCTTGGCCTAAACTTTCATCACCATGGCAGCGTGTGCATATCGATTACGCTGGCCCTCTGGAAGGGGACTATTTTTTAATTGTCGTGGATGCATACTCAAAATGGCCAGAGATTGTAAAAACATCAAGCATTACGGCATCGGCGACTATAGCAATTCTACGAGGAATATTTTCACGTTTTGGAAATCCAGTCACGCTTGTAAGTGACAATGGCACGCAGTTTACTAGCGAGATTTTTGCTGATTTTTGCGCTCACAATGGCATAGAACATCTGAGAACAGCACCATTTCATCCTCAGTCAAATGGCCAGGCTGAGAGGTTTGTAGACACGTTCAAGAGATCGATGAAAAAGATTAGTGCAGAAGATACATCACTTCCGGAGGCATTGGACATATTTTTACAAACCTATCGATCGACTCCAAATCCGTCcacagaagaaaagaaatcacCAGCTGAGCTCATGTTAGGTCGTAAAATGCGAACAACTTTGGATCTGCTTCGTCCTACCTTAAATCCATTTAAACACAGTGTACCTGAGAAGGTGAGAGAGTTGTCCTGCGGAGATTTAGTGTACGTCAAGACATACAGCAGAAACATTTGGAAATGGGAGCCAGCAGTCATAACCGGAAGATGTGGCAACGTTATGTATGAAGTTGTAACCGGTGATCAACGTACACTTCGAAGGCATGTAAATCAAATGCGTAGGCGTAACGGAAATCGTCATCAGCAGAGCCGCTCTTCGAAACCCTTAGCTCTGGATGTATTTCTGGATTCATGGAATGTAATGCACGAGCCACCACCGTTGCTTGACGATCAGTGCACTCCATCACCTGTTCAGGCGCCACCGTTATCGTTATCATTGGCTCCAACAACGTCTCTTCCATCACCGAGTTGTTTgtcaccatcgtcatcgtcgactCCACCATCGTCTACAATACCGCCTGAGTCTGCTATCACATCGTCTGCGTCCtcgccatcgtcatcgtccaaTTCGGGTTCAGTCTACACTTCCTGTTCACCTACATCACCTGAAGAGTCTCCAACAGATGAACTAGATGACCACAAGGAAGAAGAACAGCTGGTACAAGTACCACGTAGGTCTTCTAGAAATATAAGACCCTCACGTTGGTTGGACCAGTACCAGCTATATTAa